The Streptomyces sp. SS1-1 genome has a segment encoding these proteins:
- a CDS encoding L,D-transpeptidase family protein, producing MRTRGMGRTPRRARGGRGARTGGLRAPTAVLACGAALAVLAGCTVEGPDGERHSPVRIELPSGEPSPGPSAKSASPDDKPSAPAAPAVLWERGDEGRDIRELQARLRQVAWLFDGPTGVYDDLTERAVRGFQGKRGLPRTGRTDRVTWERLLRMTREPGTWDLYLMGGQPADPPDPRCLTGRVLCVSKKSRTLRWMVDGRTELTVPVRFGSEYTPTREGVFSVYWKSRHHVSTLYDSPMPYAMFFSGGQAVHYSADFAARGYAGASHGCVNVADEPAIREMFARVRTGDKVVVHR from the coding sequence ATGCGTACCAGGGGCATGGGGCGGACACCGCGCAGGGCACGGGGCGGGCGGGGCGCGCGAACGGGCGGGCTGCGCGCGCCGACGGCCGTGCTGGCCTGCGGTGCGGCGCTCGCGGTGCTCGCGGGCTGCACGGTCGAGGGGCCGGACGGGGAACGGCACTCACCGGTGCGCATAGAGCTGCCGAGCGGCGAGCCGTCACCGGGACCGTCGGCGAAGTCGGCGTCGCCCGACGACAAGCCGAGCGCCCCGGCCGCGCCCGCCGTCCTGTGGGAGCGCGGCGACGAGGGCCGCGACATACGGGAGCTGCAGGCGCGGCTGCGCCAGGTCGCCTGGCTCTTCGACGGGCCGACCGGCGTCTACGACGACCTGACCGAGCGGGCCGTCCGGGGCTTCCAGGGCAAGCGGGGACTGCCGAGGACGGGCAGGACGGACCGGGTCACCTGGGAGCGGCTGCTGAGGATGACGCGCGAGCCCGGCACCTGGGACCTGTATCTGATGGGCGGGCAGCCGGCCGACCCGCCGGACCCGCGCTGTCTGACCGGGCGGGTGCTGTGCGTCAGCAAGAAGAGCCGGACGCTGCGCTGGATGGTGGACGGCCGTACGGAGCTGACGGTGCCGGTGCGGTTCGGCTCGGAGTACACCCCGACCCGGGAGGGCGTGTTCAGCGTCTACTGGAAGTCACGCCACCATGTGTCGACGCTGTACGACTCCCCCATGCCGTACGCGATGTTCTTCAGCGGCGGGCAGGCGGTGCACTACTCGGCGGACTTCGCGGCCCGGGGGTACGCGGGCGCCTCGCACGGCTGTGTGAACGTGGCGGACGAGCCGGCGATCCGGGAGATGTTCGCGCGGGTGCGGACGGGCGACAAGGTCGTCGTTCACCGGTGA
- a CDS encoding methylmalonyl-CoA mutase, which produces MARESESGLPVEPVYGPDALRGWDPAERLGEPGAHPFTRGVYPTMYTGRPWTMRQYAGFGTATESNARYRQLIAHGTTGLSVAFDLPTQMGHDSDAPLAHGEVGKVGVAVDSIDDMRVLFDGIPLDQVSTSMTINAPAALLLLLYQLVAEEQGVGADRLTGTIQNDVLKEYIARGTYIFPPKPSLRLTADIFRYCRAEIPRWNTISISGYHMAEAGASPVQEIAFTLADGIEYVRTAVAAGMDVDDFAPRLSFFFVARTTFLEEVAKFRAARRIWARVMRDEFGARNPKSQMLRFHTQTAGVQLTAQQPEVNLVRVAVQGLAAVLGGTQSLHTNSYDEAIALPTDRSARLALRTQQVLAHETDVTATVDPFAGSYAVERMTDDVEEAARDLMRRVEDLGGAVAAIEQGFQKGEIERNAYRIAQETDSGERVVVGVNRFRLDEEEPYEPLRVDPAIETRQVERLARLRAERDGRAVESALAALRGTAAGDGNVLYPMKEALRARATVGEVCGTLREVWGRYEPSETF; this is translated from the coding sequence ATGGCGCGTGAGTCGGAGTCAGGACTGCCCGTCGAGCCGGTCTACGGACCGGACGCGCTGCGGGGCTGGGACCCGGCCGAACGCCTGGGCGAACCGGGCGCCCACCCCTTCACCCGCGGTGTCTACCCCACGATGTACACCGGCCGGCCCTGGACGATGCGCCAGTACGCCGGGTTCGGCACGGCCACCGAGTCCAACGCCCGCTACCGGCAACTCATCGCGCACGGCACCACCGGACTGTCGGTCGCCTTCGACCTGCCCACCCAGATGGGCCACGACTCCGACGCGCCCCTCGCGCACGGCGAGGTCGGCAAGGTCGGCGTGGCCGTCGACTCGATCGACGACATGCGGGTGCTGTTCGACGGCATCCCGCTCGACCAGGTCTCGACGTCGATGACCATCAACGCGCCGGCGGCCCTGCTGCTGCTCCTGTACCAGCTCGTCGCCGAGGAGCAGGGCGTCGGCGCGGACCGGCTGACCGGCACGATCCAGAACGACGTGCTGAAGGAGTACATCGCGCGCGGCACGTACATCTTCCCGCCCAAGCCCTCGCTGCGGCTGACCGCGGACATCTTCCGGTACTGCCGGGCCGAGATCCCGCGCTGGAACACGATCTCCATCTCCGGGTACCACATGGCCGAGGCGGGGGCGAGCCCCGTCCAGGAGATCGCCTTCACCCTCGCCGACGGCATCGAGTACGTCCGTACGGCGGTCGCCGCGGGCATGGACGTGGACGACTTCGCGCCCCGGCTGTCGTTCTTCTTCGTGGCCCGGACGACGTTCCTGGAGGAGGTCGCCAAGTTCCGGGCCGCCCGCCGGATCTGGGCCCGGGTCATGCGGGACGAGTTCGGCGCCCGGAACCCGAAGTCGCAGATGCTGCGGTTCCACACACAGACGGCCGGCGTGCAGCTGACGGCCCAGCAGCCCGAGGTGAACCTGGTCCGGGTGGCCGTGCAGGGCCTCGCGGCGGTCCTCGGCGGCACCCAGTCGCTGCACACCAACTCCTACGACGAGGCGATCGCCCTGCCGACGGACAGGTCGGCGCGGCTGGCCCTGCGCACCCAGCAGGTCCTCGCCCACGAGACGGACGTGACCGCGACCGTCGACCCGTTCGCCGGGTCCTACGCCGTGGAGCGGATGACGGACGACGTGGAGGAGGCGGCACGGGACCTGATGCGACGGGTCGAGGACCTCGGCGGTGCCGTCGCGGCCATCGAGCAGGGCTTCCAGAAGGGCGAGATCGAGCGGAACGCCTACCGGATCGCGCAGGAGACCGACTCCGGTGAACGGGTCGTGGTCGGCGTCAACCGCTTCCGGCTCGACGAGGAGGAGCCGTACGAGCCGCTGCGGGTCGACCCCGCCATCGAGACGCGGCAGGTGGAGCGGCTCGCCCGGCTGCGCGCCGAACGGGACGGGCGGGCGGTGGAGTCGGCGCTGGCCGCGCTGCGTGGGACGGCGGCCGGCGACGGCAACGTGCTGTACCCGATGAAGGAGGCGCTGCGGGCCCGCGCCACGGTCGGCGAGGTCTGCGGCACCCTGCGCGAGGTGTGGGGCCGGTACGAGCCGTCCGAGACCTTCTGA
- the leuE gene encoding leucine efflux protein LeuE, whose amino-acid sequence MFGVIDLPTYLAGLVLIILLPGPNSLYVLSVAARRGVRAGYTAAAGVWCGDAVLMTLSAAGVASLLQANDVLFGIVKYAGAGYLTWLAIGMLRAAWAMWRTRRETAAAATGEAPAGEERPFRRALVVSLVNPKAILFFVAFFVQFVDPAYAHPAVSFVVLGTLAQLASVLYLSALIFSGTRLAAAFRRRRRLSAGATSAAGALFLGFAVKLSLASA is encoded by the coding sequence ATGTTCGGCGTCATCGATCTCCCCACCTATCTGGCGGGCCTCGTCCTCATCATCCTGCTGCCCGGTCCCAACTCGCTCTACGTCCTGTCGGTGGCCGCCCGGCGCGGCGTCCGCGCCGGGTACACCGCCGCGGCCGGCGTCTGGTGCGGCGACGCCGTGCTGATGACCCTGTCCGCCGCCGGGGTCGCCTCGCTGCTCCAGGCGAACGACGTGCTGTTCGGGATCGTGAAGTACGCCGGCGCCGGCTATCTGACCTGGCTGGCGATCGGCATGCTGCGGGCCGCCTGGGCGATGTGGCGGACCCGCCGCGAGACGGCCGCCGCGGCCACGGGCGAGGCCCCGGCCGGCGAGGAGCGGCCCTTCCGCCGCGCCCTGGTCGTCAGCCTGGTCAACCCGAAGGCGATCCTGTTCTTCGTCGCCTTCTTCGTGCAGTTCGTCGACCCGGCCTACGCCCACCCGGCCGTCTCCTTCGTGGTCCTCGGCACCCTCGCGCAGCTGGCCAGCGTGCTCTACCTCAGCGCCCTGATCTTCAGCGGCACCCGGCTGGCCGCCGCCTTCCGCCGCCGCAGGCGCCTGTCGGCCGGGGCGACCTCGGCGGCGGGTGCGCTGTTCCTGGGCTTCGCGGTGAAGCTGTCGCTGGCGAGCGCGTAG
- a CDS encoding FAD-dependent oxidoreductase — MTEHARTTDVLIVGAGPTGLTLEIDLARRGVDALVLERAGELFPGSRGKGLQPRTLEVFDDLGVLPAIRAAGGTYPVGMVWQDGKRAGEHHMSEPAVPTEASPYEEPWMVAQWRTQRILHARLTELGGEVAFGSELTGLTQDEDGVTARLADGSTLRARYAVAADGGRSVVRRSLGIGMTGEDVDPQPCLVADARITGLDRDNWHLFPPRGDDAFLAICPLAGTDEFQVVARFPEDATVDTSLEGVRKVVAARSHLLPEDVTEVLWASDFRPRMALADRFQDGRVFLAGDAAHIHSPAGGQGLNTSVQDAYNLGWKLGAVLRGGAGESLLATYEEERRPVAAHMLGVSTGVHRGEVRRGQATRQLGLGYRESSLTRETRPEPGPVRAGDRAPDARADGVRLFDAFRGPHWTLLTVGTDTALPSLPLPTVRIGAHATYGTGVFLVRPDGYVGWAGSTAEGLTEYAKELRLA; from the coding sequence ATGACCGAGCATGCCCGTACGACGGACGTCCTGATCGTGGGCGCGGGGCCGACCGGCCTCACCCTCGAAATCGACCTGGCCCGGCGCGGCGTGGACGCGCTCGTCCTGGAGCGCGCCGGGGAGCTCTTCCCCGGCTCGCGCGGCAAGGGCCTCCAGCCCCGCACCCTGGAGGTCTTCGACGACCTCGGCGTGCTCCCCGCCATCCGCGCGGCCGGCGGCACCTACCCGGTCGGCATGGTCTGGCAGGACGGGAAGCGGGCCGGCGAGCACCACATGTCCGAGCCGGCCGTGCCGACCGAGGCATCCCCGTACGAGGAGCCGTGGATGGTGGCGCAGTGGCGGACCCAGCGGATCCTGCACGCGAGGCTGACCGAACTGGGCGGCGAGGTCGCCTTCGGCAGCGAACTGACCGGGCTCACCCAGGACGAGGACGGCGTGACCGCCCGGCTCGCGGACGGCAGCACCCTGCGCGCCCGCTACGCCGTCGCCGCCGACGGCGGCCGCTCCGTGGTCCGGCGGTCCCTGGGCATCGGCATGACCGGCGAGGACGTCGACCCCCAGCCCTGCCTGGTCGCCGACGCCCGGATCACCGGCCTGGACCGCGACAACTGGCACCTCTTCCCGCCCCGCGGGGACGACGCCTTCCTGGCGATCTGCCCGCTCGCCGGCACGGACGAGTTCCAGGTCGTCGCCCGGTTCCCCGAGGACGCCACCGTCGACACCTCCCTGGAGGGCGTGCGCAAGGTCGTCGCCGCGCGCTCGCACCTGCTGCCCGAGGACGTCACCGAGGTGCTCTGGGCCTCCGACTTCCGGCCGCGCATGGCGCTCGCCGACCGGTTCCAGGACGGCCGGGTGTTCCTCGCCGGGGACGCGGCGCACATCCACTCGCCGGCCGGCGGCCAGGGGCTCAACACCAGCGTCCAGGACGCCTACAACCTGGGCTGGAAGCTCGGCGCGGTGCTGCGCGGCGGCGCCGGCGAGTCCCTGCTCGCCACCTACGAGGAGGAGCGGCGGCCCGTCGCCGCGCACATGCTGGGCGTCTCCACCGGCGTGCACCGCGGCGAGGTCCGGCGCGGGCAGGCGACCCGTCAGCTCGGCCTCGGCTACCGGGAGTCGTCCCTCACCCGGGAGACCCGGCCCGAGCCCGGCCCGGTCCGCGCGGGCGACCGCGCCCCGGACGCGCGGGCCGACGGCGTCCGGCTCTTCGACGCGTTCCGGGGCCCGCACTGGACCCTGCTGACCGTCGGCACGGACACCGCGCTGCCCTCGCTCCCCCTGCCCACGGTCCGTATCGGCGCGCACGCCACGTACGGCACGGGCGTCTTCCTGGTCCGCCCCGACGGCTACGTCGGCTGGGCCGGGTCGACCGCCGAGGGGCTGACGGAGTACGCGAAGGAGCTGCGGCTCGCCTGA
- a CDS encoding TetR/AcrR family transcriptional regulator → MSTERRAPLDRTRVADTALRLLNEVGLDGLTLRAIARELDVKAPALYWHFKDKQALLDEMATEMYRRMVAGTPLDPGDTWRERLLKTNRGLRAALRGYRDGAKVFSGSRFTGMVHAEQMEDSLRLFTAAGFTLAQAVRATSTTYAYTLGFVTEEQGVEPLPGERREGYDIEERARMMADYPLSAQAGAEIFADYDQHFEEGLELVIAGIEARYGIG, encoded by the coding sequence GTGAGCACCGAACGCCGCGCGCCCCTCGACCGAACCCGGGTCGCCGACACCGCCCTGAGACTGCTGAACGAGGTCGGCCTGGACGGGCTGACCCTGCGCGCCATCGCCCGCGAGCTGGACGTGAAGGCGCCCGCCCTGTACTGGCACTTCAAGGACAAGCAGGCGCTGCTGGACGAGATGGCGACGGAGATGTACCGGCGGATGGTCGCCGGGACCCCCCTGGACCCCGGCGACACCTGGCGCGAGCGGCTGCTGAAGACGAACCGCGGGCTGCGCGCGGCGCTGCGCGGCTACCGCGACGGCGCGAAGGTGTTCAGCGGCTCACGGTTCACCGGCATGGTGCACGCCGAGCAGATGGAGGACAGCCTGCGGCTGTTCACGGCCGCCGGCTTCACCCTCGCCCAGGCGGTCCGCGCGACCTCGACGACGTACGCCTACACGCTCGGCTTCGTCACCGAGGAACAGGGCGTCGAGCCGCTGCCCGGCGAGCGCCGCGAGGGCTACGACATCGAGGAACGCGCCCGGATGATGGCGGACTACCCGCTGTCGGCCCAGGCCGGCGCCGAGATCTTCGCCGACTACGACCAGCACTTCGAGGAGGGGCTGGAACTGGTGATCGCGGGCATCGAGGCCCGCTACGGGATCGGCTGA
- a CDS encoding polysialyltransferase family glycosyltransferase has product MTTQIFQASTLYGAATLAAALDAGCFGPADRRILLVCNNAATPETTPGLETLPGFGRLRDRFDDVLSYNETIFPFHPGGWAPRADDLPLWERFVRHEWRLGDDDVALAVESIQVDPSLALARIFTGAPVTVYADGLMTYGPTRNRIDPLVGTRVDRVLHVDLVPGLAPLLLTEFGVPAEIVPAQALTKVLADLADGEDGLPDAGEPALLLGQYLSALGILTPEEEDALHLRMLRGVVALGHERVVFKPHPSAPARFTRSLEEEAGRLGAELVVCDRPVLAEVLFQRTRPALVAGCFSTALLTASALYGLPVARVGTELLLERLTPYENSNRVPVTIVDALLPALEDGAAVAGRRAGRDVEALSALVRAVGFAMQPRILPGLRAETERYLALHQDEGTLRYFKRRRLTSLGLPGGLPAQLAFIPRNATVRRVARRARDLRRSARGGAS; this is encoded by the coding sequence GTGACGACCCAGATCTTCCAGGCGTCCACGCTGTACGGCGCCGCCACTCTGGCCGCCGCCCTGGACGCGGGCTGCTTCGGCCCCGCGGACCGGCGGATCCTGCTGGTCTGCAACAACGCGGCGACCCCGGAGACCACGCCGGGCCTGGAGACCCTGCCGGGCTTCGGGCGGCTGCGCGACCGCTTCGACGACGTGCTGTCGTACAACGAGACGATCTTCCCGTTCCACCCCGGCGGCTGGGCGCCCCGGGCGGACGACCTGCCGCTGTGGGAGCGGTTCGTGCGCCACGAGTGGCGCCTCGGTGACGACGACGTGGCGCTGGCGGTGGAGTCGATCCAGGTCGACCCGTCGCTGGCGCTCGCCCGGATCTTCACGGGCGCCCCGGTGACCGTCTACGCCGACGGCCTGATGACCTACGGCCCGACCCGCAACAGGATCGACCCGCTGGTCGGCACCCGGGTGGACCGGGTGCTGCACGTCGACCTGGTGCCGGGTCTCGCGCCGCTGCTGCTCACCGAGTTCGGCGTCCCGGCGGAGATCGTGCCGGCGCAGGCCCTGACGAAGGTGCTGGCCGACCTCGCGGACGGGGAGGACGGCCTGCCGGACGCCGGGGAGCCGGCGCTGCTGCTCGGCCAGTACCTGTCCGCGCTCGGCATCCTCACCCCCGAGGAGGAGGACGCCCTGCATCTGCGGATGCTGCGGGGCGTGGTGGCGCTCGGGCATGAGCGGGTGGTGTTCAAGCCGCACCCCTCGGCGCCCGCGCGGTTCACCCGCAGCCTGGAGGAGGAGGCGGGGCGGCTCGGCGCCGAGCTCGTCGTCTGCGACCGGCCGGTCCTCGCCGAGGTGCTGTTCCAGCGGACGCGCCCCGCGCTGGTGGCCGGCTGCTTCTCCACCGCGCTGCTCACGGCGTCCGCGCTGTACGGCCTGCCGGTCGCCCGCGTCGGCACGGAACTGCTGCTGGAGCGGCTGACGCCGTACGAGAACAGCAACCGGGTGCCCGTCACGATCGTGGACGCGCTGCTGCCCGCGCTGGAGGACGGGGCGGCGGTCGCCGGGCGGCGCGCGGGCCGGGACGTCGAGGCGCTGTCCGCGCTGGTGCGGGCGGTCGGTTTCGCGATGCAGCCGAGGATCCTGCCGGGCCTGCGTGCGGAGACCGAGCGGTATCTGGCGCTCCATCAGGACGAGGGCACCCTGCGCTACTTCAAGCGCCGGCGGCTGACCTCGCTGGGGCTGCCGGGCGGGCTGCCCGCGCAGCTGGCGTTCATCCCGCGCAACGCCACGGTCCGGCGGGTGGCCCGGCGGGCGCGGGACCTGCGCCGGTCGGCCCGCGGGGGCGCCTCCTGA
- a CDS encoding glycosyltransferase family 2 protein has protein sequence MVKLSVIVPFFNVRQYAPDTLRSLRANARDDFEFILVDDCSRDGTPEILARAERELPGAVLVRHEENGGLATARNTGIDRARGEYLTFLDGDDWLAPGHYDRLVATIEALGCDFVRTDHVQCTGRARAVHRVPHGRRGVVLRPRDAILPADRSTSVDYAYAWAGIYHRRLVERGLLHFTDGLRTAEDRPWIWRLHREADSFAISGLLGVFYRRGVASSLTQIGDVRQLDFIRAFDQVVSETAADPAADVLLPKAVRTYCAIISHHLASIERFEPAVARKLKAMSAGALRRLPQDVLEEALDSMDTGRATRLRRLRRRPAVVGAAA, from the coding sequence GTGGTCAAGCTCTCCGTCATCGTGCCGTTCTTCAATGTGCGGCAATACGCGCCCGACACCCTTCGGAGCCTGCGCGCCAACGCGCGCGACGACTTCGAGTTCATCCTCGTCGACGACTGCTCGCGCGACGGGACCCCGGAGATCCTCGCGCGGGCCGAGCGCGAGCTGCCGGGCGCCGTCCTCGTGCGGCACGAGGAGAACGGAGGTCTGGCGACCGCGCGCAACACCGGGATCGACCGGGCGCGCGGCGAGTACCTGACGTTCCTGGACGGTGACGACTGGCTCGCCCCCGGCCACTACGACCGCCTCGTCGCCACCATCGAGGCGCTGGGCTGCGACTTCGTGCGCACGGACCACGTCCAGTGCACGGGGCGGGCGCGCGCCGTGCACCGGGTGCCGCACGGCCGGCGCGGGGTGGTGCTGCGCCCGCGCGACGCGATCCTGCCCGCCGACCGCTCGACGTCCGTCGACTACGCGTACGCCTGGGCGGGGATCTACCACCGCCGGCTGGTGGAGCGGGGGCTGCTGCACTTCACCGACGGGCTGCGCACCGCGGAGGACCGGCCGTGGATCTGGCGGCTGCACCGGGAGGCGGACTCCTTCGCGATTTCCGGCCTGCTCGGTGTCTTCTACCGGCGCGGGGTCGCCTCTTCCCTGACGCAGATCGGTGACGTACGGCAATTGGATTTCATCCGCGCATTCGACCAGGTCGTATCGGAAACCGCCGCGGACCCCGCGGCGGACGTCCTGCTGCCGAAAGCCGTGCGCACGTATTGCGCGATCATTTCCCATCATCTGGCGTCCATCGAGAGGTTCGAACCGGCGGTGGCGAGAAAACTGAAGGCGATGAGCGCCGGGGCGCTGCGGCGGTTGCCGCAGGACGTGCTGGAGGAGGCGCTGGACTCGATGGACACCGGGCGCGCCACCCGGCTGCGGCGGCTGCGCCGCCGTCCCGCCGTCGTGGGGGCCGCCGCGTGA
- a CDS encoding DUF6716 putative glycosyltransferase — MPVRTTKTRRTAVLADSDTRWKWGALTARRIAPEDADLRLDGYLLRGRATPTARQLQETGAPADSLREVTAAEFLRAMEREPYDVLVLALVGGGVQAMLHGLRAVWKDRPGRPVVVTGHVGVVYEKLADGLLLRHGADLVLANSRQDAERFRAVYEGVGADASAVTEVALPFLGGAPHTGEHEPYTVVFAAQPSVPGDRRDRAYLLDRLVRHARAHPEREVLLKLRSRPGEHTTHLEELPYQRLARGRDLPPNLRLVYGHMGEVLDRTDLLVTVSSTAALEALHRRVPTAVLTDLGVRESLGNHHFVGSGCLASWDQLDAGHRPEPDEEWLARQGVAADGTYATAFDHARDRVARLLDRPGGLPPLAPWYTPQTAPGYLPGVLARHHLGPDGLPLPGAPAAGTAPGPVRRIVRRAARGAYRHGVQRVAPVIRRMGEL; from the coding sequence GTGCCAGTACGTACGACGAAGACCCGGCGAACGGCCGTGCTCGCGGATTCCGACACCCGGTGGAAGTGGGGAGCGCTCACCGCGCGCCGCATCGCCCCCGAGGACGCGGACCTCCGCCTCGACGGCTACCTCCTGCGCGGCCGGGCCACGCCCACCGCCCGCCAGCTCCAGGAGACCGGCGCCCCCGCCGACTCCCTGCGCGAGGTGACCGCGGCCGAGTTCCTGCGCGCCATGGAGCGGGAGCCGTACGACGTCCTCGTCCTCGCCCTGGTCGGCGGCGGGGTGCAGGCGATGCTGCACGGCCTGCGCGCCGTGTGGAAGGACCGCCCCGGACGCCCCGTCGTCGTCACCGGCCATGTCGGCGTCGTCTACGAGAAGCTCGCCGACGGCCTGCTGCTGCGGCACGGCGCGGACCTCGTCCTCGCCAACTCGCGGCAGGACGCCGAGCGTTTCCGCGCGGTGTACGAGGGGGTCGGCGCCGACGCCTCGGCGGTGACCGAGGTGGCGCTGCCCTTCCTCGGCGGTGCCCCGCACACCGGCGAACACGAGCCGTACACCGTGGTGTTCGCGGCCCAGCCCTCCGTGCCGGGCGACCGCCGCGACCGCGCCTACCTGCTGGACCGCCTCGTCCGGCACGCCCGCGCACACCCCGAACGCGAGGTGCTGCTCAAACTGCGCTCCCGGCCCGGCGAACACACCACCCACCTCGAGGAACTGCCGTACCAGAGACTGGCCCGCGGCCGGGACCTCCCGCCCAACCTCCGGCTGGTGTACGGGCACATGGGGGAGGTGCTGGACCGCACCGACCTGCTCGTGACCGTCAGCTCCACCGCCGCCCTGGAGGCCCTGCACCGCCGCGTCCCGACCGCCGTCCTCACCGACCTCGGGGTGCGCGAGTCCCTCGGCAACCACCACTTCGTCGGCTCCGGCTGCCTCGCCTCCTGGGACCAGCTCGACGCCGGGCACCGGCCCGAGCCGGACGAGGAGTGGCTGGCCCGGCAGGGCGTGGCCGCCGACGGCACCTACGCCACGGCGTTCGACCACGCCCGCGACCGCGTCGCCCGCCTGCTGGACCGGCCGGGCGGCCTGCCGCCGCTCGCCCCCTGGTACACCCCGCAGACCGCGCCCGGCTATCTGCCCGGCGTCCTCGCCCGCCACCACCTCGGCCCCGACGGCCTGCCGCTGCCCGGAGCGCCCGCCGCCGGCACGGCGCCCGGCCCCGTCCGGCGGATCGTGCGCCGGGCCGCGCGCGGCGCCTACCGGCACGGCGTCCAGCGCGTCGCCCCCGTGATCCGGCGGATGGGCGAGCTGTGA
- a CDS encoding N-acylneuraminate cytidylyltransferase, whose protein sequence is MTDPVAGHGVSNRRVLAVIPARGGSKGVPAKNLAPVGGVPLVARAVRACRASRLVTDVVVSTDDPAIAAVAREAGAEVVPRPAAIAGDTATSEAAVLHALDTHEALHGTPVDVVLLVQCTSPFLDRDDIEKVAAAVAEDGADTAVTVAPFHGFVWRESGENGEPGEGGQGVNHDKAVRPRRQDRPQDLLETGAAYAMDAAGFRTHRHRFFGRTDLVRTDPARVLEIDDPHDLARARALAPLLDTARPGALPSYADLDAVVLDFDGTQTDDRVLIDADGKEFVSVHRGDGLGIAALRRSGLKMLILSTEQNPVVAARARKLRIPVLHGVDRKDLALKQWCEEQGIAPERVLYVGNDVNDLPCFALVGWPVAVASAHDVVRGAARAVTTVPGGDGAIREIAGWILGPSLDSLPQ, encoded by the coding sequence ATGACCGACCCCGTAGCGGGCCACGGCGTTTCGAACCGCCGGGTGCTCGCGGTGATCCCCGCACGCGGCGGCTCCAAGGGCGTGCCCGCGAAGAACCTCGCCCCGGTCGGCGGAGTCCCGCTGGTGGCCCGCGCGGTGCGCGCCTGCCGGGCGAGCCGGCTGGTGACCGACGTCGTCGTCTCCACCGACGACCCGGCCATCGCCGCCGTCGCCCGGGAGGCCGGCGCCGAGGTCGTCCCGCGGCCCGCCGCGATCGCCGGGGACACCGCCACCTCCGAGGCGGCGGTCCTGCACGCCCTCGACACCCACGAGGCGCTGCACGGCACCCCCGTCGACGTCGTGCTGCTCGTCCAGTGCACCAGCCCGTTCCTCGACCGCGACGACATCGAGAAGGTCGCCGCCGCGGTCGCCGAGGACGGCGCCGACACCGCCGTCACCGTGGCGCCCTTCCACGGCTTCGTCTGGCGCGAGAGCGGCGAGAACGGGGAACCCGGCGAGGGCGGTCAGGGCGTCAACCACGACAAGGCCGTGCGCCCGCGCCGCCAGGACCGCCCCCAGGACCTCCTGGAGACCGGCGCCGCCTACGCCATGGACGCGGCCGGCTTCCGCACCCACCGGCACCGCTTCTTCGGCCGCACCGACCTCGTGCGCACCGACCCCGCCCGCGTGCTGGAGATCGACGACCCGCACGACCTGGCCCGCGCCCGCGCGCTGGCCCCCCTCCTCGACACGGCCCGGCCCGGCGCGCTCCCCTCGTACGCCGACCTCGACGCGGTCGTCCTGGACTTCGACGGCACCCAGACCGACGACAGGGTGCTGATCGACGCCGACGGAAAGGAGTTCGTCTCCGTGCACCGCGGCGACGGACTCGGCATCGCCGCCCTGCGCAGGAGCGGCCTGAAGATGCTGATCCTCTCCACGGAACAGAACCCGGTCGTCGCCGCCCGCGCCCGCAAACTGCGGATCCCCGTGCTGCACGGCGTCGACCGCAAGGACCTCGCACTCAAGCAGTGGTGCGAGGAACAGGGCATCGCGCCCGAGCGCGTGCTCTACGTCGGCAACGACGTCAACGACCTCCCGTGCTTCGCCCTCGTGGGCTGGCCCGTGGCGGTCGCGAGCGCCCACGACGTCGTCCGCGGCGCCGCACGCGCGGTCACCACCGTCCCCGGTGGCGACGGCGCGATCCGGGAGATCGCCGGCTGGATCCTCGGCCCCTCCCTCGACTCCCTCCCCCAGTAG